In Kribbella amoyensis, the genomic stretch ACGTCCACGGGCGGCAGCGGCGGGGCGAGTACCAGGAGCGCGCCGAAGGACACCAGCGTGAGCAGGCCGAGAGTGGCGAAGGCCGTCCGCCACCCGGCCGCTTCGCCGAGCAGTGTTCCGGCCGGGACGCCGAGCACCGAGCCGAGCGGAACGGCGGCGAAGATCATCGCGGTCGCCCGGGCCACCGCGTGCGGCGGGACGAGCCGGACCGCCAGCCCGGCGCCGATCGACCAGAAGCCACCGATCACCAGCCCGACCAGGACCCGAGCGGCCAGCTCCAGCCAGTACGCCTCGGCGGCCGCGGCCAGCGCGTCGGACAACGCCAGCACGGCGAGGAGGGCGGCCAGCATCGATCGTCGATCCAGCCGGCGGGTCGTCACCGTGACGATCGGCGCCGCGACGGCCGCGACCAGCCCCGGGATCGTCATCAGCCACCCGGTCCGGCCCGGCGTCAGCGCGAAGTCGTCCCCGATCAGGGGCAGCAGGCCGATCGGCAGGATCTCGGCGGTCACGATCGTGAAGATGCCGAGCGTCACCGAGCAGACGGCCGCCCACGCGCGCAGCGGCGTCCGGGGAAGCGGAGGGGCGGTGGATTCCGAAAGAGCCATGTCGGCCAGTCCAGCCTGGCCGAGCCGTCGACACCGGCGGTTTCGCGACAGTGCGGTTCCACGGCGATGACGTTGTCGCATTCCCGCCGATCGCTGCCGTCGACGGAGATCGTTCGGTAGTAGATGGTTTGTCAGTAGAATGACTGGATGGCCACCACCCCTGTGCGGACCGTTCCCGATCTGACCGGCTTGCTCAAGCATGCCGGGCACGTGCTCGAGACCCAGCTGACGGCCGCGTTGGCCGAGGTCGGGCTCACGCCCCGGATGCAGTGTGTGCTGCTCTACGCCCTCGAGGAGGAGCGGACCCAGGTCCAGCTGGCCGAGCTCGCGTACCTGGACAAGACCACGATGGTCGTCACGGTGGATGCCTTGGAAAAGGCAGGTCTCGCCGAGCGCAAGCCCTCGGAGACCGACCGGCGGGCGCGCATCGTCGCGGTCAGCGAGGCCGGTGCCCGGGCTGCCGAGGAGGGCCAGCGGATCGTGGACCGGGTGCACGGCGAGGCGCTGGCCGCCCTCGCCGCGTCGCAGCGCGGGCCGTTCGCCGACGCCCTGGCCGAACTGGTCGGCCACCACCTCGCGACGCCGGTCGAGGCGCAGCCGGTCCGGCGGGCCAGGCAGCGGGCAAAGTAGTCAATAAATAGATCGTCTACTACGGAACTATCTGCTAACGTCTCTCTTGTCCTGCCCTGCTGACAAGGAGACGAACGGTGACCTCAGAGGTGAACGCGGCACCTGGCCGCGATAGTGGAGAAGCGGCCACCGGGCCGGCCGGGCCGGCCGGGCCGGCCGGGCCGGCCGGGCCGGCCGAGCTGCGACGGCGGGCGCGCGTGCTGGCGGTGCTGTGCGCGATGCAGCTGATGATCATCCTCGACGGCACCGTGGTGACGGTCGCGCTGCCGACGATCCAGGCCGACCTCGGGTTCAGTCAGGCCGGGCTCGCCTGGGTGATGAACAGCTACCTGATCGCGTTCGCCGGGTTGCTCCTGCTGGCCGGACGGCTGGGTGACCTGCTCGGCAGCAAGCGGGTGTTCCTGGCCGGGCTCGCGCTGTTCACCGCCGCCTCGCTGGTCTGCGGGATCGCGACGAACGCGGAGACCCTGATCGCGGGCCGGTTCGCCCAGGGCGTCGGTGGCGCGCTGGCGTCGGCGGTGATCCTCGGCATGATCGTCGGGCTGTACCCCGCGCCGGGCGAGCAGGCCCGGGCGATGGGTGTTTACAGCTTCACCTCGGCCGGCGGCGCGTCGGTCGGCCTGGTCGTCGGCGGCGTGATCACGCAGACCGTCGGCTGGCACTGGGCCTTCCTCGTCAACGTGCCGATCGGACTCGTCGCCCTGCTGCTCGCGGCACGGTTGATCACTACCGGCCGTGGCCTCGGTCTGGCCCAGGGGGCCGATCTGCTTGGCGCCGTCCTGGTCACGGCCGGTCTGTCGCTCGCGGTCTACACGATCGTCCAGACCGCCGAACCGCACGCCGAGACCGGGCGCACGCTGCTGCTGGCCGGGATCGCGCTGGTCCTGCTGGCCGGCTTCGTCCTCCGGCAGGCCCGCGCCGCGCAGCCGTTGCTCGCGCTGCGCATCTTCCGCGACCGCCAGGTGTCGGTGGCGAACGTGGTGGTCGTGCTGATGTTCGCGGCCGGCTTCGGCTTCCAGTTCATGACCGCGCTGTACCTCCAGCGGGTGCTCGGCTTCGACTCCCTCGCCACCGGTCTCGCCTTCCTGCCGGGCCCGGTGACGATCGGGCTGATGTCGCTGTTCGTCGCCGGGCGGCTCACGGTCCGCTTCGGCAGCCGGAAGGTCCTGCTGGCCGGCCTGACCGCCTTCTTCGCCGCCCTCGTCCTGCTCGGCCAGGCGCCGGTCGACGGCCAGTACTGGCTGCATGTCGCGCCGGTGCTGACCTTGATGGGTGCGGGCATGGGCGTCGCGATCCCGTCCGCGATCATGCTCGCGATGTCCGGCGCCGAAGCCACCGACGCCGGTCTCGCCTCCGGCCTGAACAACACCGCCCAGCAGGCAGGAGCGGCGGTGGGTACCGCGGTCCTGGCCACCCTCGCGGCCTCCCGGACCACGGAACGCCTCGGCGCCGGCGCCCCTGAGGTCGCCGCCCTCCGCGACGGCTACAGCCTCGCCTTCCTCGTCGCTGCCGCGTTCGTCCTCGCGGCCATCGCCCTGACCGCCACGCAGCTCAAGCCGAAGGCCTGATCGCTCACCTCCGGTGCCGTCACCGTCGACGGCACCGGAGGCGTCCGAACTACTTCAGCCGGTTCCAGAAGCTGCAGTGGTGTTCGTCGGTCAGGTTGACCTGGTGGACGCCGCTCTGGTCGGACGGGGCGAGCGAGAGGCCCTTCACGTCACCACGGTCAACCGGTGACCAGTACGGGCGGTCCGGTCCGTTCGGGTTGCCGGTGCGGGCGAAGGCGGTCCAGTAGTCGAGCATCTGCTCCGACAACCGCTCCTGGGTCGGGCTCAGCGGGAAGTCGTAGCCGCCGAGGCTGAACAGGTACGGCAGCTCGGTCGCGTGCGCGGCGCCCTGGCCCGGCTGGGACAACGGCGACTTCTTGTCCGCGAACTCGTACGCGTACACCGGGACCTTCCGGGCTGCGTCCTGGTCCGTAGCGACCTGGTTGCAGGACCACACGCGATCGGTGGTGACGGTGGCCCAAGCAGCGGCCGCCGACTCGTACTGCGAGAGCGGGTACTCCCGCAGTACCGCGGCCGCCTTCTTCGCGCCCACCATGTCGGTCACGAGGCGCGGGTAGTCGGCAGCGGTGATGACGCCGCCGTTGAACGCGGCCAGCCACCCGGTCGCCTCGTCGTGGTTGTTGCCGGACAACACGGGCACCCGGTGGAACCACCCGGCGTCCATCGCCTTCGCCGGGCTCACCGGAAGCACCGCGGTCCCGCCGTACGCGACCTGCGTGAACTGCTGCGTGTCCTCCACCAGGACGGCGGGATCAGCGGCGCGCAGGCAGTCGATGGTGGACTGACCAGGTCGGCACTTCAGCTTGTCCTTCGCCTCCTTGGTCCACTCGGCACCGTTCTCCTGCACTCGGCGCACGGGGATCCACGGCGAGTCGGCCGCCTGGCCCGGGTACTGGCTGTTGTCGGCCCAGTCGAACGCGCACGAGCCGCTCTGCATGACGGCGCGGTCGAACAACCCGGTCGCCGTGGGAGAGGTGAGCTGCGTACACACGCTCATCCCCCCGGCCGACTCACCCGCCACGGTGACGTTGCGCGGGTCACCGCCGAACGCGCGGGCGTTGCGCTGGACCCAGCGGAGCGCGGCCTGCTGGTCCTGCACGCCGTACGTCCCGGAGCCCGGCAGACCCGGGTAACCGAAGAATCCGAAGATGCCGAGGCGGTAGTTCACCGTGACCACGACCACGTCGCCGCGGGTCGCCATCTTCGCGGCCCCGTAGCTGTTGCCCGCTCCGGAGAAGAAGCCGC encodes the following:
- a CDS encoding MFS transporter: MALSESTAPPLPRTPLRAWAAVCSVTLGIFTIVTAEILPIGLLPLIGDDFALTPGRTGWLMTIPGLVAAVAAPIVTVTTRRLDRRSMLAALLAVLALSDALAAAAEAYWLELAARVLVGLVIGGFWSIGAGLAVRLVPPHAVARATAMIFAAVPLGSVLGVPAGTLLGEAAGWRTAFATLGLLTLVSFGALLVLAPPLPPVDVTRLGVLRDVLRKRQTKQAMVVTAMIVLAHFGTYTYVTPLLLDVTGVASEQVGVLLLVYGVAGFAGNALAGAGISRDLRATFVAACGLLAVATVLLPIVGRSTPLAVGLLVVWGLAYGAVPACSMSLFARVAPQAREAMTVVFTSTFQAMLSTGALLGGLVVDLVSVPAVMICGGLLAAAALTALLRWER
- a CDS encoding MarR family winged helix-turn-helix transcriptional regulator; protein product: MATTPVRTVPDLTGLLKHAGHVLETQLTAALAEVGLTPRMQCVLLYALEEERTQVQLAELAYLDKTTMVVTVDALEKAGLAERKPSETDRRARIVAVSEAGARAAEEGQRIVDRVHGEALAALAASQRGPFADALAELVGHHLATPVEAQPVRRARQRAK
- a CDS encoding DHA2 family efflux MFS transporter permease subunit, with translation MLAVLCAMQLMIILDGTVVTVALPTIQADLGFSQAGLAWVMNSYLIAFAGLLLLAGRLGDLLGSKRVFLAGLALFTAASLVCGIATNAETLIAGRFAQGVGGALASAVILGMIVGLYPAPGEQARAMGVYSFTSAGGASVGLVVGGVITQTVGWHWAFLVNVPIGLVALLLAARLITTGRGLGLAQGADLLGAVLVTAGLSLAVYTIVQTAEPHAETGRTLLLAGIALVLLAGFVLRQARAAQPLLALRIFRDRQVSVANVVVVLMFAAGFGFQFMTALYLQRVLGFDSLATGLAFLPGPVTIGLMSLFVAGRLTVRFGSRKVLLAGLTAFFAALVLLGQAPVDGQYWLHVAPVLTLMGAGMGVAIPSAIMLAMSGAEATDAGLASGLNNTAQQAGAAVGTAVLATLAASRTTERLGAGAPEVAALRDGYSLAFLVAAAFVLAAIALTATQLKPKA
- a CDS encoding carboxylesterase/lipase family protein; the protein is MTRTTSKKLRLALALALVPLALLTNRATAAPDQADTSTDVRTDAGVVRGKVSGAARVFNGIPYAAPPVRELRWKAPQPVKPWQGVRDATKLSAACPQLDNPEAPGGSTTEDCLYLNVTTATQQATKPRAVVVWIPGGGFFSGAGNSYGAAKMATRGDVVVVTVNYRLGIFGFFGYPGLPGSGTYGVQDQQAALRWVQRNARAFGGDPRNVTVAGESAGGMSVCTQLTSPTATGLFDRAVMQSGSCAFDWADNSQYPGQAADSPWIPVRRVQENGAEWTKEAKDKLKCRPGQSTIDCLRAADPAVLVEDTQQFTQVAYGGTAVLPVSPAKAMDAGWFHRVPVLSGNNHDEATGWLAAFNGGVITAADYPRLVTDMVGAKKAAAVLREYPLSQYESAAAAWATVTTDRVWSCNQVATDQDAARKVPVYAYEFADKKSPLSQPGQGAAHATELPYLFSLGGYDFPLSPTQERLSEQMLDYWTAFARTGNPNGPDRPYWSPVDRGDVKGLSLAPSDQSGVHQVNLTDEHHCSFWNRLK